CCAGCAACGATAGCGTGAAGTCtgtctgaaaatacagaaatctatCCTTGACTggcagctgcattttaaaaaaagcctttaatcAGCCATATCATTTAGAAAGAGCAGCTGCATCTACAGACTTAGGGTTCTATAAAATTAACGTCTACTATAAGAACACTTTCAACAGTATGTGACTAACCTGAGGTATGAACATAATTAAAACACAGATCAGTGCACTTAAAATAAGGAACGGAATGAGTGTGTTTCTCCTTCCCAGTTTGTCCATCCCAATGCAAGCAATGATATAGCAAGGCAACTCCACAGCACCTGTCAGTATGAAATTATTTGGGTTTAAATCACGATTACACATGTTCATTTTATATTCCCCATTCTTTACGGGGATTCATTTAATCTAGGAAGTTAGCTTGACCTTACACATCATGAGTACGTCAAATCTAGAGGTAATCAATGTGTTAGGCAGTTCATTTGGTCACAGAAATGGCCACAGGCATCAGAAAACATGGCCTAGGATATGGTAGTGGGGGGTGAAGAAGGACAAGTGGAGCAGATTTTACAGCACGGAGAAGCTCCAGGTCTCTTTGGGGtggaaaattacagaaaacagcaaggcTCTCTTTGAAGAGAAGGCAGCTGCTTACAATATCCCACGTGTGCGCAGATTTTGTCTTCCTTATGTCTCGTTCTGTGGAAAAATTTCTGCAGCCATAAGGGAGTGGCATTTGGTGAGAACTGTTCACAAATGCTGTTTATGCATGGTTTGCTCCTAGATAAATTATATTGAGCCTAAGTCCGTCTGGACATGTTTTAAACCAACTTGCTCATGAAGAATGCTCCTATGCCTGGTGTAATGACAGGGAAGAACATAAGAACAAATATGCTGCATTCCTCTACTGAGCACATGTTCTGTGTTGATGCACCTATAATATTGGGAAACAATCTTTGAGGTTTGCATTGGTAAAAGAAGAGGCAGCTAGTCACTGTATGCCAgtctgctaaaatatttttggaagaggTGGGTACAGTGATTTATGCACTGCACTCCATCATAACAGTTTAGTTATCCACTCATCCACTCTTCTCCACACCAGACTACCAATATACTATAAAACATGACAACCCAAACTGAACTCATGAGAGTCCCAGTCCTCCTGCGTGCTGATGTACCTGGACAGCCACATGCACTTCACTGAGAGCACTGGATCgcataaaacaaagcacatgATTTAATCCTTTGCTGACTCAGAGATATGTGCCCTGTTTGAAGTCttctgaagtcaatgggatATTTCCACTGATCTTAATGAGCTTCAGATCAGGCCTTGAATGCACCGAGCAGCCTTTATAAACAACTTACATACCACAGGACGATTACAGTCAGACCAGCAAAAGAACACCctgactaaattaaaaatacacttttgagaaaactgaaattactATTGCTTCTGAGCATTGTGAATCTATTTTCTGTACTGACTGACATAGTATGTGATGACTGCACATGACTATAGCAGTAACTTTTTCTATCTTCTCCTTGTTTGTGCTTTTAACAGAACAGTATGAATTTTGTGTTGCTGATCTGCTGCCCCTGGGTTTTGCGTGAATCTGCTAGATGCTTGCAGggcaaagaggagaaaaacagaacatggTTTTACAAtcacaaagagagagagaagaattttGTATGCCAACACattcttaattcttttcttttcagaaacagtgaaATTTGGCGTGAATGATATCCTTCCCGTGTTAGTCAGCTTTATGAACAACTAACATGAAAATTTTTGATCCAGGTCCATAATTGAAtgaataaagttaaaaaaaaacgGCCATCGAATCTCTAgacatttctgaatttcatgtcCTAGTTCTGTCAGAAACAGCATGaagtacaaaaaatatttacctatGAGAAACAGATTTACATATTCATTGCCTCCTAGATTGACAGAACTCAGGGAGAAGACGTAGTACCCCAGGCTCCCAGTGAACCAGACCAGCCAGACTGTGATGGTCCTTCTTGCAATGTACCAGTTACAAAATAGATCTAAGATGTTGTGCTTCTTGGCTGAGGGCGCGTCATTGTCACCTGTTCCACCACTGACTGGACCATCGTGTTGGACTGAGTACAGTTCAGCCACTTTGCAGGGAGTGCTTACTTTGTTCCATCTTGCCAttgtatttattactttttgtgCATCTTCATATCTTTCCTCTGACAGGAGCCAAAAAGGTGTTTCTGGGAGCATccagcagcacaaaacaaagggaagagTTGCTATGGAGAGAAATATCTGATAGACCCACCAGGTCCGAACCAAAAATCCCACGAGTGCCACAACCATAATTCCCATAGCAAAAAAAGCATGGACATGCATAGAAGCCCAGGTTCGTGCTTTAATGCCAACAAATTCAGTCACATAAACAAAAGCCACAACCAGATAGCCACTCGAAacctggggaagggagagagagaaaaaaaaaaaaaacacagtgtgaGATTTGTATCTATCCTCCATGTGCAACAGCTAACAGCGTTCCCCATTTGTGTACATTTACTTGGCACTGCAATGGCATATTGCTCACTGACGGAAAAAAAAGGTACCCTAAAAACAAATCAGCTGGACAAAAAGCTCACTCAAATTTTCACAATACCTGGCATTATGTTTAAAGATGTGAAGGGCTTTTGGATGCTTTCCTTTAGTGGGGTAGAGCCAGCAAGAGATACCTGAAAAAGAGCCTAATTTGCTGGTGGTGCTAAGTTCTTCACCTCCAAAAATCAGGTCCTTAATGACATCACAAACTagacatgaggaaaaatgaGGTCCCCTGAAGtgccatttctgaaaatcttgacCTTGGCTTTTAAGTTGACTATTACGAGTCTGCACGTTACAGAGCAACAAATTTACTGAGAATCACCTTCCATACCATTTTAAATTACCTCATTCAATCAATTTTTTACAATGTTAGAAAAGAATCTCATTTACACAGTTGCAGGTTCTCATACATTTTCTAACCATGCTCACAGAATGGAACTACTGGCATATTCtgcatttaagtattttttcattcaatgcatatatatttggatatatatttcaatttctCTAGTAACACTCTAAACTCTTGATAActcaaagcatttcaaaacacagctaGAAAATCTATGCTAGAAAATACTCCAGTATATTATTTTGATGAATCAATTCAAAAATCGATTTTCTGGTTACAAGTCTTCCAGTTAATAAACTGAGCCCACCGATGCTGACAGAAAAGCTGCACTGATCTCAGTGGCACAGAACTAGAGCTTCACACCTTCACCTCTCAAATCTATCCTAGTGGGCAGTTAAAAAGCATCAGTTTGGTCagagctttttgcttttataaactACCATAGCCCCTAGAATCAACAGCCAGAGAGTCAGTGGAGGGACTCCTGTTGATCTCACTGATCAAGGGTGAAATGACCATGCAGTTTTCCTGCTGGGAAATCATTCTGAGCTCTAACCAGGCAAAGGGAGCTCCAGGTGCAAGCTCCTCTCTTGACTACCcacccacaggaaaaaaataactgatgtgattattttcaagtttccaacctcttttaaataacttatataatttttcttgtgATAGTCTTCTAATTTCTTGAGGCATAATATAGGGAGACTATAAATATACTTTCGGATGTAAGAATGTAATTTAAAGTTGTTtactatatatattatatagatattatatatatgtgtgtacagatacacatacacacatatactGGAATACCCTTCAGTACAGTATAAACATCTAGGTGCTAAACATGTCTACCTATATATTGAGTACTTCAGATGtactttaaaagaacaaagagatgcatggaagagaaaaagtgCATCTCTCCTCCATCGCTGAAAATGGCAAAGATAAAGATCATCCTTGTTATAGATTTGTTACTTTAAGTAAAATATACTCCATTTGTAACAACACGGAGAAATGCAATGccagctgcagtgcagaaacCAGAATTCGCTGCTCACACTTGGTATTTAATTACCAGTCCAGCAGAGGTTGGGATGGAGGAGGTACCAAACATTGCTTCATACAGATGCTTTCTATTAATTCAAAGAGGAAAAGTGCTGTGGTCCAAGAATATTCAGactctccctgctctgctgaaatAAGTGCAACAGAGGGGGCTTTAGAATAATGAAgtaagggaggaaagaaagaataaagggAGGTTTTCCTGAGAAGGGGTAGGAAATAACACATAAAGAGACAGGGTGAGCATCCTTTCTTACCATAGCAAGGAGAAAGCGCACGATCACGAAACTGTAGTAGTCAGACGTGAACGCCACTGCGATGCCAAATACAAACTGACCAGCACTTGTGAACCACATAACACGCTGTCTTCCCAGCCTGCAAATCACAGCAGCAGTAAAATGATGAGCAACCATAAACATCCTgtcaaaataaaactgcaacTTCAGAGACCCTGTCTGGAAGTGAGTCTGAAAATACTGTACTTACGACTTCCACTCACCACAGAACCATTGGATTAGTTTCCCGTATTTTCCTTAccatgtaagaaagaaaattcttaatttttcagtaaatttcCAACTAAaccaaagagaaaggaaactcCTACGGAAGGAGCTTCCATTCCAGAACTCTTGGCTGGAATCAAAGCGCAGAAGTGGTGTTACATATGCTCATGTCTAGTATCAAGCTTAACTTCTATGTAACTAATCCACAAATTTACTTTGTCTTATTTATGACGTCAGTTCCTAATAGTCActttttcagacattttataTTAGACAATATCTAGTTAATAAGTTAGTAATTTCTAACAAAAGTTATCTGTGATGACATATGCTATCTTTTGCCAAAGTAAAAACCAGTCTGGGTAGTACTTAGAGGCTTCTGTAATGTATCTTTGTcctattattttcagttaaattgtCTAATAAATGACAGTTACATGGTTTCCCTGAATTTTCTGATTGCATCACAGCACACATGCATGCACGTACAAACACAGATGCTAGTacagtaacagcaaaaaaaaaaaacaaaaaacaacccacaggTTAAGTACTAATTTCTCATCAACAGCATAGTACTTTCCAGTGCAAAAGAAGggtgtttattaaaaatgaactaaTGTTTGTCTGTCTTATTCCCATACCTCAGGGAGAAAATATGCCTAGCATACTCACTTGTACCTAAACAAGTGAGTGTGTGCTAACAATGAGAAGCTCAACCGAGAAGACGACCTAGAAATCTGCAGTCTACTACACAACACTCTATTGAGGAATCATTTTATCCCATTTTGTCTACAAAATGTACAGAATCATTTTTATTCCCTGATAATATTATATCTTGGGTTCTACTACCTACTCCAATGCAAACAGCTTTTCAGAGATGCAGATATTACATTTAGATGGAGAGTTTGAGGACTTTCAGGGGTGGGGGCTCGTTTGCCTGTTCTTCTCCGCGAATATTTGGTACTATAACAAAACAACCCTGGGAAGTGACATTGTAAACAGGCGGTGTAGCCCAAACAGCAACATGGCACAGCTCTTTCCAGCGCCCTCCCATTTTTCTCCAGCCCTGACCTGGAAGGTCTGGGAGGAAGGAGTCATCATTCACATTTGGTCTCTGATCCCTGCCAGAAGAGATCCCAGTGAGTCCCAGCTGTCCAGGCTCTTCTGTTGGGAAATCTGTTAATTGGGAATGGGAGGAACCCACAAACTTATTTCTCACCAGCCAGGATGTGTCAGAAAATAACAACTTTCAGCTGTAAATCCATGGTTGTAAATCTGCAACTCGGGATGTGTGTATTATCTCAACTGGCTGTCCATGGCTTGAATTAATGGAAATGAGAACAATACAATCATAACCTCATAAATCATGTCTGGGTATTAATTAATAAAGCCATGAATGATTTAAAGGGACACAGAACAAATGTTGGCATTATATTCTGGTTTTGTATTAAATATGGTTTTACAAATCCTTGAATAAGGAGGAAGGATTGATTCCATGTGTTCCAGAAGACAAATTAAAGGAAGATCATCTTTGATTTGCATTCCCATGTTGTCACACCACAGTGCTGTGCTAATGAACAATGTGCCTAGTCTCCTTTTCCTGCTCATACTTTTAGCTGTGGAACACATCTTCACTGTCCATCTAGCAGAGCTGTTAGTCAACAAGCTCCTTTATAGAATAAGTAACACTGAAGGAGTCTTCAAATCAAAACACACGTATATAAACTGCCTAGGACAGCACAATGTAGCTTTGAAATTAGAATGCCACGTGGGCAGACAGGTACAGCTAGGTGTTCTTCTGAGGCATTTGTGTTGAGAGAGAAAACTAAGAGACGCAGGAGGACACAGGCATACATCCTGGATCTCACTGCTGCTTCCGAGTCTGTCTGTGAAGTTGGCTCTCAGTGCATGACCTCAGAAAACACCCAGGGAGGCAGAGCCAGAGGGGGCTGGCTGAAGGACAGCCTTGGCACCGCAAGCACGGGACAGCTCTGATGGAGGCCCTGCACCGGCTGACGCACCTCGGGCCCAAACAGAACTCTGACCATGCTAGTAAATAACGGGAACCACAGCAAAGCTCGCTGATGACCAATTTTCCTCCTGTCTGGACCAACCTTCAAGAAACTGATGTTTAAACTAACCTTTTAGGGAAAAACTGCAATtggacagcaagaaaaaataggGGCTTGATCAAACCCTCAAAGCCTTTGAATCAGTCCCACAGAGCTGTATTCATGACGGAAGTTGGGATGAAGCCCTTCAGCTGTTCATCATATCCAGAAATAAACAGGTATATACCAGGAGGTATCTTTCCTCATGGAAAATGAGGTGAAAACCTACTCCCAGGTTTTACTATTGCTAATACTACTATTACTAttcctgttaaaaaataataacaataaaaaaattaatctaagGGTAAAACACTAGCTGCATAGGAAAATTTAAGGGATTAACAATGGATGATATGAAGTAGGAAATAAATTCCAAACGCAAATGAtttgcaaacacattttaaaacttatacttgcaacaggaaaaaaaatgagttaagcATATCTGTGAATAAAACAATATCAAAACCTCCTAAATTCAtacacaataaataaaacaacaaaacagataGATACACATGGAGTTACTGCAGTCTGAGCCTACAATGTTGAGAGGATGGAACTTTACCTGTCAGCAATATCACCAAAAATCACGGCTCCAATCAAGACTCCAAGCATGAATGTAGGCTGGATTAATTTTGCAAGCCATTCTCGGTCACAGACCAGATCCCACTGCGTAACAACAGTGCTCTTCCATTTTGTATCATCATAAAGAAATCcatcagaacaagaaaatacGGACTTGTTGCCTCTATATTCATATGCTAGATCCAAACTGACTTCTCTTTTGGCCTTGCTGCATTGATTAAGTTCCCAGATTTCTCCATTTTCCAGCTGGACTACAATGTAATTCTCTGTTGATGTCCATGTTGTCCAGATGTCCTCTAGACTTGCTTCAGAGGAGTTGTAGAAGAGAACACTACTCACGTTCCCTGGGATCCCACATACGAAGTTAGGAGTAACAGCCATAAACACAGACGCTAAGTAATGGATGCCACATGACATAGCTTGAAAGACAGACGCAAAATAAACACATGCTTGAAAtctgcaaagggaaagaaaaaaggtttacTGAAGAAAAGCCCTCTATATACACAAAACCATCAACACAACCATTTTGCTACGATCAGCCCAATCATTTTGGCAAAGTTGTAAATGGAGGCATCATCTAGCGTCTAGTGGTTTGTTACAGTATGGCTTCAAAATTAGCTAAGCTCTGCAAGAGACCAAAGATGAGGAAAGATGCTCAGCAGAAGCCATCTATCCTCAGGAAATATCAGGTGTCCcttttgtcaaaaaaataaatgctgctcTTAGACACATGTACAGCTCTACACAGAGaagactatttaaaaagaaacaattcttaacttaaatacagaatttgagGTAACTCCCCACCCTACGATCCCATCCAGTACATCCCTCAAAACAAGGCCTAAGATTACTGGAATGGTTAGAGGAACCAAAATGTCGCAACCTCAGTTTCTGAGGGATAGAGATAGGCACATCaaataaaacagagcaaacaCATTATGCCCTTCATTTCACCCCACTGTATCCATGTACCTGTACTCGACCTATCTTCTACCTCACTTCATTGCCTCTGAAAGACAAAGAGAGAATACATGTAGACACATGTAAGAAGAAGACAAAATGTGAACAGTGTGAAAGGCTTTGTACCAAAACATAGCTGTAATTTGGGCTGGGTTTTCGCTTAAGCAGGGTGTGCAGTTATGCATTAAAGATTGTATCATAAAACAAACGTACTAAGAGAATGTTTTATACATTGCCTGAATTCTGgcattttaacagcttttcaaATATGCTTGAGGTGCAAGCAAATCTTTGTGTATAAAATGCACACATATTCTGAACGTCAAAAGACTTGCAATGAACGAGTATCACTGATTGCAAATTCTAGGATAGCTTCTGACAGTCTAAACGTAAGGAATCTTTTCCTCAATTAACTTATAATTACGCACAGAATTAGTAcatttgttcagaaaaaaaacgtatctttgttttttcctccagttcttATTTCCTGGAGGCCAATCAATTGCGCTAACTTGAAGAAGCATTCAGTGTGCTTCTATATACACATCTTTATCACAGCATGTGCTGGGCCTTGAtagcaggaaacaaaaagattttttgaaCATGATCAGAGTCTCTGCTGAAGTTACAGGAAACGATGCCTATAAAGCAATTGCCATGTAATGTCTTGTGTGCCTGTAACAAATGCAACCTCCAGATCACTCCTCTCTGATATGTATCCAATCTAGCCTTGAATTCCTCTGATAAAGTCTGCAGCAGGACCTGGCCTAGGACCTTTAATCATCTGTCACCACAGTTTCTAATGAATTTCTAAACTAACCAGAGCCAAGGTACTTAAATAGAATTTGCTGGATACATTGTTTTAATGtccaaataacattttcaatgGAACAGTTCTCTAGTGTAACCTAACTCCACCCACCATCCTCATCTCACACAGCATCACAGGAGggctgaggtgggcagggacctctggaggccacctgctCCAACCCCcgctcaagcagggacacccagagctgCTTGACCAGGTCCGggtggcttttgaaggtctccaaggaggagaccccacagcctctctgggcaacctgtgcctgtgctccgtcacccgcacagcacagaagtgctgcctggggctcagagggagcctcctgtgttacgctttgtgcccattgcctctggtcctggcactgcgcaccactgaaaagagcctggctccgtcctctttgcctcctcccttcaggtatttctacacattgatgagatccccctgagcctcctcttctccaggcttgaagagtcccagctctctcagcctctcctcataggagaggtgctccaggcccttcatcatcttggtgGTCCTCCACTGGattctttccagtatgtccaggtctctcttgtactggggacccagaactggacacagccaTGAACTCCAGGTGTGtcctcaccaatgctgagcagagcagaaggaccACCTCTCTTGCCCTGCTGGTGATACTCTGCCTAACACAGCCAAGAATACCATTAGCCTACTTAGCAGCAAGGGCCTTCTTAGACCAAGGGCAATCTCCTCTGCCTTTTATCTGGTGTTGCTTAATTCTCTCCTTGGTAAAGGCAAACCCACTTGCATTTCCTGTCTTTCCAATTGCATTGCTGCTGTTTAGATGCAATGGTTTTTGTCCCGCTTTCTCTTGACAACAGCTCTGTTGATTTTTCAACAGCAGTCTGAGGAAAGGGCCAGATTGCTAAACCCACAGGGGCAGCTCAAAAAGCTGGTTCCAAATCCCTCTTGAAGACTCTCACAGGTGCTGTGCTGTTCTTTCTCATCAAACCTTGCGAGAGATGTGGTCAAGAGAAATTGGACTTAACAACAGCAACCCTTAAGTCTATTGATACCCTGTCAGGAGAACAGCTTCTTGAGGACTAAGCACCTAGCCATAAACTAAAGCAAGGGTAAACCTGCTCTGAAAGGCTTTTGGACTATCTTGGACCACTCAAAACCAAAGGTTATTCTGAAATGTTACCTTTGTCCCCCTACTAATGCAGACAAATATGGTTAGCAACAATTTTTAGTtcttcagtgttattttaaCTGCAACTGTTCTCATCAAAAGACaaactagttttaaaaatagcagagCAAGCCCAAATTCAGTAACTTGGGCTATTGTTGCAGCATGCAGAATTGGCTAAAATCAAGACTAGATGACCTCTAGCAGATTAGCAAATTAAAACCCTAGAAACTGCACAGTTACATCTTCTAATAGGTAATAAAGAGTAGCATGGTTGGAACCAGGACGCCCAGTATTTGCAATATTTGTCATTATGCAACAAGACATTGTAGTGTCAGATAGCCCAGTTGATATTTCCCAGACAcaggaagaatgaaataatttcaaactcCCATACATTCATCTTGAGCTTACTAATTAGctctcccagcacaagaaacaCGAGGTTCATCATCTCTCTTCTGCCCAgtaagagtgagaaaaaaaaataaaaatgattccCCTTTTTGTTGGAGAGGCTCAAAAGAAGATAACCTGTTAGGATATGAGCTGAGAAGATGGCATGAACCAATGCTCTGTATCATTTTCGTAAAACCCAAATCCCAAAAGCATCGCTAGGGCCATAATTTGGATCATTTCCAGCTAATCTCTGCACTAACTTCTCCCTTGAgagtttcattttttatcttcCTGAGCACTTGTGATCGCGCTTCTATAACCATTTTGACAGACTGCTCTACTATCAAAGCTTTCTGTTGGAAAGTTTCTCATTAAATCTAATCTCGATGTCCCCTTTTTCAGTGTAAGACTATCAGCAGCTTATAAAACATCCTTGTGCAACCTTGAATAAATCTTCCTTGTCTCctattatttattcataaaaaattatctgttttcCCCGTCTAGTTGCTATCTAAAACTGTATAAATTGCAATCCCTTAccctttcctcatttttcctttgtgtccTATAGAGCAGTGTCCAACTCTATAAAAAGCAATGCAGgatttattttagagaaatatcTGTGCCATGCCACTTTTCACTCATCTTTCAAGGATTTAACTTAGAACTAGATATAACTGGTTCTTGTAAAAGtgttcttcagttttcaatGTTACAAAAATCTTATTCAGCTCCAACAAAGAAATCCACTCTACAgtgtcattatttttcttacttcattTGTAGCACCTATGCTAAGCGAACACAGAAAGTCAAACAGTATGACAGATACATGGTGATAGACATAATTCATAGATACACAGTGATAGACATAATTCATGCTGTTTCTGACTTAAGaacatgaaaatgtgtttttacaaCAGAATGGCCGTGCTGTTGCTGAATCTTGCAGGATGGActtcactgcagtttttaaCCTCTAACTGTTCAATAAAGAAGCCAAGGAGCAGGCAAGAGAAGCAGGAATAGGAGAGAATAAGGCCAGATGTGAAGCTACAGAAGTGTATGGCAGCACTGGTGGCTGAAGGCAtcccacagctctgcctccGCTGCTTCCCTGCCTGTAAAAACGCCCTACTGCTCTCTCCAGTAAAATTCCACAATGGGCTGGCTAGGGCTCTTTCAGTAAATACACACACCAAAACCTAAAATCCCTCCTTTGATGTGAAGAGAAAATTCACTGCTGAATACACGACGATGTTGGATTGAAAAGCCCAACCTTGTGAACTGCTGAGTATCTCCTGGGGGTAGGAAGAGTTTTTCTTCTAGACAGGCTGGTTGCACAGAGGTCAGGAAATTCATTAACTTGCGTAGTTACCAAAAAGGAGTTAATTCGGCTGTCAGTGACAACATATAGAAAGCATGAAAAGTATGTAAGGAGGATGATACGTGGGATGGGAGAGTACTATAGATGCATTGAGCTTTGCttgccacagcagctgcagaatgGATACAGGACAGAgaaagccacagcagcagcctcatgACAGACACCGGTTTGCCAGAAGTGTGGACGGGGCAGCAGAGGGTGCTGAGCAAGGAGGCACACGAATCTGCTCCATGGCTAGCCGGGGACCCCTCCCTTCGCACAGCTGGGTGCACGAGTTGTCCCAGCCTCCT
The Cygnus olor isolate bCygOlo1 chromosome 3, bCygOlo1.pri.v2, whole genome shotgun sequence genome window above contains:
- the SLC22A16 gene encoding solute carrier family 22 member 16 isoform X2, which produces MSCGIHYLASVFMAVTPNFVCGIPGNVSSVLFYNSSEASLEDIWTTWTSTENYIVVQLENGEIWELNQCSKAKREVSLDLAYEYRGNKSVFSCSDGFLYDDTKWKSTVVTQWDLVCDREWLAKLIQPTFMLGVLIGAVIFGDIADRLGRQRVMWFTSAGQFVFGIAVAFTSDYYSFVIVRFLLAMVSSGYLVVAFVYVTEFVGIKARTWASMHVHAFFAMGIMVVALVGFLVRTWWVYQIFLSIATLPFVLCCWMLPETPFWLLSEERYEDAQKVINTMARWNKVSTPCKVAELYSVQHDGPVSGGTGDNDAPSAKKHNILDLFCNWYIARRTITVWLVWFTGSLGYYVFSLSSVNLGGNEYVNLFLIGAVELPCYIIACIGMDKLGRRNTLIPFLILSALICVLIMFIPQDFNVLIILANMAGKFSIGVAFGLIYLYTAELYPTIVRSLAVGSGSMMCRVGSVVAPFCVYLRSVWIFMPLLLVGIMALLSGILTIMLPETLGKPLTNTLEEATEIGRNEKSCSEKTPPAQSGAALEKIEMGGPETVSAEK
- the SLC22A16 gene encoding solute carrier family 22 member 16 isoform X1; translation: MAPGSERLFDSLGHFGRFQACVYFASVFQAMSCGIHYLASVFMAVTPNFVCGIPGNVSSVLFYNSSEASLEDIWTTWTSTENYIVVQLENGEIWELNQCSKAKREVSLDLAYEYRGNKSVFSCSDGFLYDDTKWKSTVVTQWDLVCDREWLAKLIQPTFMLGVLIGAVIFGDIADRLGRQRVMWFTSAGQFVFGIAVAFTSDYYSFVIVRFLLAMVSSGYLVVAFVYVTEFVGIKARTWASMHVHAFFAMGIMVVALVGFLVRTWWVYQIFLSIATLPFVLCCWMLPETPFWLLSEERYEDAQKVINTMARWNKVSTPCKVAELYSVQHDGPVSGGTGDNDAPSAKKHNILDLFCNWYIARRTITVWLVWFTGSLGYYVFSLSSVNLGGNEYVNLFLIGAVELPCYIIACIGMDKLGRRNTLIPFLILSALICVLIMFIPQDFNVLIILANMAGKFSIGVAFGLIYLYTAELYPTIVRSLAVGSGSMMCRVGSVVAPFCVYLRSVWIFMPLLLVGIMALLSGILTIMLPETLGKPLTNTLEEATEIGRNEKSCSEKTPPAQSGAALEKIEMGGPETVSAEK